Proteins from a genomic interval of Syngnathus typhle isolate RoL2023-S1 ecotype Sweden linkage group LG15, RoL_Styp_1.0, whole genome shotgun sequence:
- the LOC133167919 gene encoding actin filament-associated protein 1-like 1 isoform X2, with protein sequence MEPKRQNEAVERLFGELATLLELLDGENLSATTAHKMASVRNILDTLQASGGGSEVYVNSYGDGTSFVESLFERFDCDLHTLSTSPVQQRVEEEEETLPDKSTPTDTPPPLPTTPLPEDYYEEALPLDQDSAPQYFTTNVDASRNSEEDAYYEDADENYPTTRINGPPKNSYPKCSMRSDNDSDGVSSSYESYEEDDESKAQSPPRRRSPVGGSSDAPIRDCRICAFLPRKKRFGQWAKQLVVVRDNKLQCYKSIKESSPHTELPLSQCSVQYVNKDGRKKKRHELRFSTHAGEVLVLAVQSKEQAQRWMEVVQDVSSHCGNMDPLNASTSPVIQRKTEIDKMLQSDRHTSDSESGATTDCRSFPHGPGPGRDASDTLSKAKRGGGALSELTGSMSRAAGKTINQIITFSKRKPPIPSEGHQNPGCGYLSACVGGVWKECWCTVRAGTLKLQRDPGDQRPPVATVPLRGADVVPGGLGPKRPFSFRILQGGAELVALEASCSENLGRWLGVLLAETGSSALPEELHYDYVDVDTLTDIRHAARHSFLWATSCQRGAVTYDDVYESVANDDDDCAATRGGPPRRRASFSSRDSDKTEQQATIKRHASSVNQYARYGKLRAEDDARRYVTEKAELERQKDALRRALNALRAERRSLKELKDARNTALADPAVERRLVQLETLCKQKEEERVELELKLTQVKENLNKSLAGGAITAPPTSATLVTKVCHDKASKVSSNSSVIPVNSASELRKRPPSLYASSKGNVMQKAKEWESKTCT encoded by the exons AGGCGGTGGAGCGGCTGTTCGGCGAGCTGGCCACTCTCCTCGAGTTGTTGGATGGCGAGAACCTCAGCGCCACCACTGCCCACAAGATGGCGTCCGTGCGTAACATCCTGGACACGCTGCAGGCTTCAG GCGGCGGCTCGGAGGTGTACGTCAACAGCTATGGCGACGGCACCAGCTTCGTCGAGTCCTTGTTCGAGCGCTTTG ACTGCGATCTGCACACGCTCAGTACCTCTCCCGTCCAACAGAGggtggaagaggaagaggagacactTCCAGACAAATCG ACACCCACGGATACGCCCCCTCCGCTGCCTACCACGCCCCTCCCGGAGGACTACTACGAGGAGGCCCTTCCGCTAGACCAGGACTCGGCCCCCCAGTACTTCACCACCAACGTGGACG CTTCCAGGAACTCTGAGGAAGACGCCTACTATGAAGACGCAGACGAAAACTACCCCACCACCAGGATCAACGGGCCTCCCAAAAACTCCT ACCCCAAATGTTCCATGCGCTCAGATAACGACTCAGACGGAGTGAGCAGCTCCTACGAGTCGTACGAGGAGGACGACGAGTCCAAAGCGCAGAGTCCTCCTCGGAGGCGGAGCCCCGTGGGCGGGAGTTCGGACGCTCCGATCAGGGACTGCCGGATTTGCGCCTTTCTGCCGCGGAAGAAGCGATTCGGGCAGTGGGCCAAACAGCTGGTGGTGGTTCGGGATAACAAACTACAG tgctACAAGAGTATCAAGGAGAGCAGCCCCCACACGGAGCTTCCCCTCAGCCAGTGCAGCGTCCAATACGTCAACAAGGACGGCCGCAAGAAGAAAAGGCACGAGCTGCGCTTCTCTACCCATGCCGGAGAGGTTCTGGTTCTGGCCGTCCAGAGCAAAGAGCAGGCCCAGCGATGGATGGAG GTGGTGCAAGATGTCAGCAGCCATTGTGGCAACATGGACCCTCTCAACGCATCAACTTCTCCTGTCATTCAGCGGAAGACGGAGATCGACAAG ATGCTGCAGTCTGACAGACACACGTCAGACTCGGAGAGCGGGGCCACCACAGACTGCCGGTCATTCCCGCATGGACCGGGACCTGGACGGGATGCTAGTGACACACTCA GCAAAGCGAAGCGTGGCGGCGGCGCCTTGTCGGAGTTGACGGGCTCCATGAGCCGCGCGGCGGGCAAGACCATCAATCAAATCATCACTTTCTCCAAACGCAAGCCGCCCATCCCCTCCGAGGGCCACCAAAACCCTGGCTGCG GGTATCTCAGCGCGTGCGTGGGCGGAGTCTGGAAGGAGTGCTGGTGCACGGTGCGAGCGGGAACTCTGAAGCTACAGAGGGACCCGGGTGACCAGCGGCCCCCCGTTGCGACGGTCCCACTGCGGGGGGCAGATGTGGTGCCCGGGGGTCTCGGCCCCAAGCGTCCTTTCTCCTTCCGCATCCTGCAGGGAGGGGCGGAGCTAGTCGCCTTGGAG GCCAGCTGCTCGGAGAATTTGGGCCGCTGGCTGGGCGTGCTGCTGGCCGAGACGGGCAGCAGCGCGCTGCCCGAAGAACTCCACTACGACTACGTGGACGTGGACACGCTGACGGACATCCGCCACGCTGCCCGACACTCCTTCCT CTGGGCCACTTCCTGCCAGCGCGGCGCCGTCACGTACGACGACGTCTATGAAAGCGTGGCG AACGACGACGACGACTGCGCGGCGACCAGAGGCGGCCCGCCAAGGCGCCGCGCGTCCTTCTCCAGCAGAGACTCTGATAAGACGGAGCAGCAGGCCACCATCAAGAGACACGCCTCCA GCGTCAACCAGTATGCTCGCTACGGGAAATTGCGTGCCGAGGACGACGCCAGGAGATACGTGACGGAGAAAGCGGAGCTGGAGAGGCAGAAGGATGCCCTCAGACGCGCCCTGAACGCCCTGCGCGCCGAGAGGAGAAGCTTGAAGGAATTAAAAGACGCTCGCAACACAG CGCTCGCAGACCCGGCCGTGGAGCGTCGTTTGGTCCAGTTGGAGACGCTGTGCaagcagaaggaggaggagcgggTGGAGCTTGAGCTCAAGCTGACCCAAGTCAAAGAAAACCTCAACAAGTCGTTGGCCGGCGGCGCCATCACGGCCCCGCCCACCAGCGCTACGCTCGTCACCAAG GTGTGCCATGACAAGGCGAGCAAAGTGTCCAGCAACAGCAGCGTGATTCCCGTCAACTCGGCTTCGGAGCTGCGAAAGCGCCCGCCCTCGCTCTACGCCTCCTCCAAGGGAAACGTCATGCAGAAGGCCAAG GAGTGGGAGTCCAAGACGTGCACGTAA
- the LOC133167919 gene encoding actin filament-associated protein 1-like 1 isoform X4 has translation MEPKRQNEAVERLFGELATLLELLDGENLSATTAHKMASVRNILDTLQASGGGSEVYVNSYGDGTSFVESLFERFDCDLHTLSTSPVQQRVEEEEETLPDKSTPTDTPPPLPTTPLPEDYYEEALPLDQDSAPQYFTTNVDASRNSEEDAYYEDADENYPTTRINGPPKNSYNDSDGVSSSYESYEEDDESKAQSPPRRRSPVGGSSDAPIRDCRICAFLPRKKRFGQWAKQLVVVRDNKLQCYKSIKESSPHTELPLSQCSVQYVNKDGRKKKRHELRFSTHAGEVLVLAVQSKEQAQRWMEVVQDVSSHCGNMDPLNASTSPVIQRKTEIDKMLQSDRHTSDSESGATTDCRSFPHGPGPGRDASDTLSKAKRGGGALSELTGSMSRAAGKTINQIITFSKRKPPIPSEGHQNPGCGYLSACVGGVWKECWCTVRAGTLKLQRDPGDQRPPVATVPLRGADVVPGGLGPKRPFSFRILQGGAELVALEASCSENLGRWLGVLLAETGSSALPEELHYDYVDVDTLTDIRHAARHSFLWATSCQRGAVTYDDVYESVANDDDDCAATRGGPPRRRASFSSRDSDKTEQQATIKRHASSVNQYARYGKLRAEDDARRYVTEKAELERQKDALRRALNALRAERRSLKELKDARNTALADPAVERRLVQLETLCKQKEEERVELELKLTQVKENLNKSLAGGAITAPPTSATLVTKVCHDKASKVSSNSSVIPVNSASELRKRPPSLYASSKGNVMQKAKEWESKTCT, from the exons AGGCGGTGGAGCGGCTGTTCGGCGAGCTGGCCACTCTCCTCGAGTTGTTGGATGGCGAGAACCTCAGCGCCACCACTGCCCACAAGATGGCGTCCGTGCGTAACATCCTGGACACGCTGCAGGCTTCAG GCGGCGGCTCGGAGGTGTACGTCAACAGCTATGGCGACGGCACCAGCTTCGTCGAGTCCTTGTTCGAGCGCTTTG ACTGCGATCTGCACACGCTCAGTACCTCTCCCGTCCAACAGAGggtggaagaggaagaggagacactTCCAGACAAATCG ACACCCACGGATACGCCCCCTCCGCTGCCTACCACGCCCCTCCCGGAGGACTACTACGAGGAGGCCCTTCCGCTAGACCAGGACTCGGCCCCCCAGTACTTCACCACCAACGTGGACG CTTCCAGGAACTCTGAGGAAGACGCCTACTATGAAGACGCAGACGAAAACTACCCCACCACCAGGATCAACGGGCCTCCCAAAAACTCCT ATAACGACTCAGACGGAGTGAGCAGCTCCTACGAGTCGTACGAGGAGGACGACGAGTCCAAAGCGCAGAGTCCTCCTCGGAGGCGGAGCCCCGTGGGCGGGAGTTCGGACGCTCCGATCAGGGACTGCCGGATTTGCGCCTTTCTGCCGCGGAAGAAGCGATTCGGGCAGTGGGCCAAACAGCTGGTGGTGGTTCGGGATAACAAACTACAG tgctACAAGAGTATCAAGGAGAGCAGCCCCCACACGGAGCTTCCCCTCAGCCAGTGCAGCGTCCAATACGTCAACAAGGACGGCCGCAAGAAGAAAAGGCACGAGCTGCGCTTCTCTACCCATGCCGGAGAGGTTCTGGTTCTGGCCGTCCAGAGCAAAGAGCAGGCCCAGCGATGGATGGAG GTGGTGCAAGATGTCAGCAGCCATTGTGGCAACATGGACCCTCTCAACGCATCAACTTCTCCTGTCATTCAGCGGAAGACGGAGATCGACAAG ATGCTGCAGTCTGACAGACACACGTCAGACTCGGAGAGCGGGGCCACCACAGACTGCCGGTCATTCCCGCATGGACCGGGACCTGGACGGGATGCTAGTGACACACTCA GCAAAGCGAAGCGTGGCGGCGGCGCCTTGTCGGAGTTGACGGGCTCCATGAGCCGCGCGGCGGGCAAGACCATCAATCAAATCATCACTTTCTCCAAACGCAAGCCGCCCATCCCCTCCGAGGGCCACCAAAACCCTGGCTGCG GGTATCTCAGCGCGTGCGTGGGCGGAGTCTGGAAGGAGTGCTGGTGCACGGTGCGAGCGGGAACTCTGAAGCTACAGAGGGACCCGGGTGACCAGCGGCCCCCCGTTGCGACGGTCCCACTGCGGGGGGCAGATGTGGTGCCCGGGGGTCTCGGCCCCAAGCGTCCTTTCTCCTTCCGCATCCTGCAGGGAGGGGCGGAGCTAGTCGCCTTGGAG GCCAGCTGCTCGGAGAATTTGGGCCGCTGGCTGGGCGTGCTGCTGGCCGAGACGGGCAGCAGCGCGCTGCCCGAAGAACTCCACTACGACTACGTGGACGTGGACACGCTGACGGACATCCGCCACGCTGCCCGACACTCCTTCCT CTGGGCCACTTCCTGCCAGCGCGGCGCCGTCACGTACGACGACGTCTATGAAAGCGTGGCG AACGACGACGACGACTGCGCGGCGACCAGAGGCGGCCCGCCAAGGCGCCGCGCGTCCTTCTCCAGCAGAGACTCTGATAAGACGGAGCAGCAGGCCACCATCAAGAGACACGCCTCCA GCGTCAACCAGTATGCTCGCTACGGGAAATTGCGTGCCGAGGACGACGCCAGGAGATACGTGACGGAGAAAGCGGAGCTGGAGAGGCAGAAGGATGCCCTCAGACGCGCCCTGAACGCCCTGCGCGCCGAGAGGAGAAGCTTGAAGGAATTAAAAGACGCTCGCAACACAG CGCTCGCAGACCCGGCCGTGGAGCGTCGTTTGGTCCAGTTGGAGACGCTGTGCaagcagaaggaggaggagcgggTGGAGCTTGAGCTCAAGCTGACCCAAGTCAAAGAAAACCTCAACAAGTCGTTGGCCGGCGGCGCCATCACGGCCCCGCCCACCAGCGCTACGCTCGTCACCAAG GTGTGCCATGACAAGGCGAGCAAAGTGTCCAGCAACAGCAGCGTGATTCCCGTCAACTCGGCTTCGGAGCTGCGAAAGCGCCCGCCCTCGCTCTACGCCTCCTCCAAGGGAAACGTCATGCAGAAGGCCAAG GAGTGGGAGTCCAAGACGTGCACGTAA
- the LOC133167919 gene encoding actin filament-associated protein 1-like 1 isoform X3: MEPKRQNEAVERLFGELATLLELLDGENLSATTAHKMASVRNILDTLQASGGGSEVYVNSYGDGTSFVESLFERFDCDLHTLSTSPVQQRVEEEEETLPDKSTPTDTPPPLPTTPLPEDYYEEALPLDQDSAPQYFTTNVDAASRNSEEDAYYEDADENYPTTRINGPPKNSYNDSDGVSSSYESYEEDDESKAQSPPRRRSPVGGSSDAPIRDCRICAFLPRKKRFGQWAKQLVVVRDNKLQCYKSIKESSPHTELPLSQCSVQYVNKDGRKKKRHELRFSTHAGEVLVLAVQSKEQAQRWMEVVQDVSSHCGNMDPLNASTSPVIQRKTEIDKMLQSDRHTSDSESGATTDCRSFPHGPGPGRDASDTLSKAKRGGGALSELTGSMSRAAGKTINQIITFSKRKPPIPSEGHQNPGCGYLSACVGGVWKECWCTVRAGTLKLQRDPGDQRPPVATVPLRGADVVPGGLGPKRPFSFRILQGGAELVALEASCSENLGRWLGVLLAETGSSALPEELHYDYVDVDTLTDIRHAARHSFLWATSCQRGAVTYDDVYESVANDDDDCAATRGGPPRRRASFSSRDSDKTEQQATIKRHASSVNQYARYGKLRAEDDARRYVTEKAELERQKDALRRALNALRAERRSLKELKDARNTALADPAVERRLVQLETLCKQKEEERVELELKLTQVKENLNKSLAGGAITAPPTSATLVTKVCHDKASKVSSNSSVIPVNSASELRKRPPSLYASSKGNVMQKAKEWESKTCT; this comes from the exons AGGCGGTGGAGCGGCTGTTCGGCGAGCTGGCCACTCTCCTCGAGTTGTTGGATGGCGAGAACCTCAGCGCCACCACTGCCCACAAGATGGCGTCCGTGCGTAACATCCTGGACACGCTGCAGGCTTCAG GCGGCGGCTCGGAGGTGTACGTCAACAGCTATGGCGACGGCACCAGCTTCGTCGAGTCCTTGTTCGAGCGCTTTG ACTGCGATCTGCACACGCTCAGTACCTCTCCCGTCCAACAGAGggtggaagaggaagaggagacactTCCAGACAAATCG ACACCCACGGATACGCCCCCTCCGCTGCCTACCACGCCCCTCCCGGAGGACTACTACGAGGAGGCCCTTCCGCTAGACCAGGACTCGGCCCCCCAGTACTTCACCACCAACGTGGACG CAGCTTCCAGGAACTCTGAGGAAGACGCCTACTATGAAGACGCAGACGAAAACTACCCCACCACCAGGATCAACGGGCCTCCCAAAAACTCCT ATAACGACTCAGACGGAGTGAGCAGCTCCTACGAGTCGTACGAGGAGGACGACGAGTCCAAAGCGCAGAGTCCTCCTCGGAGGCGGAGCCCCGTGGGCGGGAGTTCGGACGCTCCGATCAGGGACTGCCGGATTTGCGCCTTTCTGCCGCGGAAGAAGCGATTCGGGCAGTGGGCCAAACAGCTGGTGGTGGTTCGGGATAACAAACTACAG tgctACAAGAGTATCAAGGAGAGCAGCCCCCACACGGAGCTTCCCCTCAGCCAGTGCAGCGTCCAATACGTCAACAAGGACGGCCGCAAGAAGAAAAGGCACGAGCTGCGCTTCTCTACCCATGCCGGAGAGGTTCTGGTTCTGGCCGTCCAGAGCAAAGAGCAGGCCCAGCGATGGATGGAG GTGGTGCAAGATGTCAGCAGCCATTGTGGCAACATGGACCCTCTCAACGCATCAACTTCTCCTGTCATTCAGCGGAAGACGGAGATCGACAAG ATGCTGCAGTCTGACAGACACACGTCAGACTCGGAGAGCGGGGCCACCACAGACTGCCGGTCATTCCCGCATGGACCGGGACCTGGACGGGATGCTAGTGACACACTCA GCAAAGCGAAGCGTGGCGGCGGCGCCTTGTCGGAGTTGACGGGCTCCATGAGCCGCGCGGCGGGCAAGACCATCAATCAAATCATCACTTTCTCCAAACGCAAGCCGCCCATCCCCTCCGAGGGCCACCAAAACCCTGGCTGCG GGTATCTCAGCGCGTGCGTGGGCGGAGTCTGGAAGGAGTGCTGGTGCACGGTGCGAGCGGGAACTCTGAAGCTACAGAGGGACCCGGGTGACCAGCGGCCCCCCGTTGCGACGGTCCCACTGCGGGGGGCAGATGTGGTGCCCGGGGGTCTCGGCCCCAAGCGTCCTTTCTCCTTCCGCATCCTGCAGGGAGGGGCGGAGCTAGTCGCCTTGGAG GCCAGCTGCTCGGAGAATTTGGGCCGCTGGCTGGGCGTGCTGCTGGCCGAGACGGGCAGCAGCGCGCTGCCCGAAGAACTCCACTACGACTACGTGGACGTGGACACGCTGACGGACATCCGCCACGCTGCCCGACACTCCTTCCT CTGGGCCACTTCCTGCCAGCGCGGCGCCGTCACGTACGACGACGTCTATGAAAGCGTGGCG AACGACGACGACGACTGCGCGGCGACCAGAGGCGGCCCGCCAAGGCGCCGCGCGTCCTTCTCCAGCAGAGACTCTGATAAGACGGAGCAGCAGGCCACCATCAAGAGACACGCCTCCA GCGTCAACCAGTATGCTCGCTACGGGAAATTGCGTGCCGAGGACGACGCCAGGAGATACGTGACGGAGAAAGCGGAGCTGGAGAGGCAGAAGGATGCCCTCAGACGCGCCCTGAACGCCCTGCGCGCCGAGAGGAGAAGCTTGAAGGAATTAAAAGACGCTCGCAACACAG CGCTCGCAGACCCGGCCGTGGAGCGTCGTTTGGTCCAGTTGGAGACGCTGTGCaagcagaaggaggaggagcgggTGGAGCTTGAGCTCAAGCTGACCCAAGTCAAAGAAAACCTCAACAAGTCGTTGGCCGGCGGCGCCATCACGGCCCCGCCCACCAGCGCTACGCTCGTCACCAAG GTGTGCCATGACAAGGCGAGCAAAGTGTCCAGCAACAGCAGCGTGATTCCCGTCAACTCGGCTTCGGAGCTGCGAAAGCGCCCGCCCTCGCTCTACGCCTCCTCCAAGGGAAACGTCATGCAGAAGGCCAAG GAGTGGGAGTCCAAGACGTGCACGTAA
- the LOC133167919 gene encoding actin filament-associated protein 1-like 1 isoform X1, with translation MEPKRQNEAVERLFGELATLLELLDGENLSATTAHKMASVRNILDTLQASGGGSEVYVNSYGDGTSFVESLFERFDCDLHTLSTSPVQQRVEEEEETLPDKSTPTDTPPPLPTTPLPEDYYEEALPLDQDSAPQYFTTNVDAASRNSEEDAYYEDADENYPTTRINGPPKNSYPKCSMRSDNDSDGVSSSYESYEEDDESKAQSPPRRRSPVGGSSDAPIRDCRICAFLPRKKRFGQWAKQLVVVRDNKLQCYKSIKESSPHTELPLSQCSVQYVNKDGRKKKRHELRFSTHAGEVLVLAVQSKEQAQRWMEVVQDVSSHCGNMDPLNASTSPVIQRKTEIDKMLQSDRHTSDSESGATTDCRSFPHGPGPGRDASDTLSKAKRGGGALSELTGSMSRAAGKTINQIITFSKRKPPIPSEGHQNPGCGYLSACVGGVWKECWCTVRAGTLKLQRDPGDQRPPVATVPLRGADVVPGGLGPKRPFSFRILQGGAELVALEASCSENLGRWLGVLLAETGSSALPEELHYDYVDVDTLTDIRHAARHSFLWATSCQRGAVTYDDVYESVANDDDDCAATRGGPPRRRASFSSRDSDKTEQQATIKRHASSVNQYARYGKLRAEDDARRYVTEKAELERQKDALRRALNALRAERRSLKELKDARNTALADPAVERRLVQLETLCKQKEEERVELELKLTQVKENLNKSLAGGAITAPPTSATLVTKVCHDKASKVSSNSSVIPVNSASELRKRPPSLYASSKGNVMQKAKEWESKTCT, from the exons AGGCGGTGGAGCGGCTGTTCGGCGAGCTGGCCACTCTCCTCGAGTTGTTGGATGGCGAGAACCTCAGCGCCACCACTGCCCACAAGATGGCGTCCGTGCGTAACATCCTGGACACGCTGCAGGCTTCAG GCGGCGGCTCGGAGGTGTACGTCAACAGCTATGGCGACGGCACCAGCTTCGTCGAGTCCTTGTTCGAGCGCTTTG ACTGCGATCTGCACACGCTCAGTACCTCTCCCGTCCAACAGAGggtggaagaggaagaggagacactTCCAGACAAATCG ACACCCACGGATACGCCCCCTCCGCTGCCTACCACGCCCCTCCCGGAGGACTACTACGAGGAGGCCCTTCCGCTAGACCAGGACTCGGCCCCCCAGTACTTCACCACCAACGTGGACG CAGCTTCCAGGAACTCTGAGGAAGACGCCTACTATGAAGACGCAGACGAAAACTACCCCACCACCAGGATCAACGGGCCTCCCAAAAACTCCT ACCCCAAATGTTCCATGCGCTCAGATAACGACTCAGACGGAGTGAGCAGCTCCTACGAGTCGTACGAGGAGGACGACGAGTCCAAAGCGCAGAGTCCTCCTCGGAGGCGGAGCCCCGTGGGCGGGAGTTCGGACGCTCCGATCAGGGACTGCCGGATTTGCGCCTTTCTGCCGCGGAAGAAGCGATTCGGGCAGTGGGCCAAACAGCTGGTGGTGGTTCGGGATAACAAACTACAG tgctACAAGAGTATCAAGGAGAGCAGCCCCCACACGGAGCTTCCCCTCAGCCAGTGCAGCGTCCAATACGTCAACAAGGACGGCCGCAAGAAGAAAAGGCACGAGCTGCGCTTCTCTACCCATGCCGGAGAGGTTCTGGTTCTGGCCGTCCAGAGCAAAGAGCAGGCCCAGCGATGGATGGAG GTGGTGCAAGATGTCAGCAGCCATTGTGGCAACATGGACCCTCTCAACGCATCAACTTCTCCTGTCATTCAGCGGAAGACGGAGATCGACAAG ATGCTGCAGTCTGACAGACACACGTCAGACTCGGAGAGCGGGGCCACCACAGACTGCCGGTCATTCCCGCATGGACCGGGACCTGGACGGGATGCTAGTGACACACTCA GCAAAGCGAAGCGTGGCGGCGGCGCCTTGTCGGAGTTGACGGGCTCCATGAGCCGCGCGGCGGGCAAGACCATCAATCAAATCATCACTTTCTCCAAACGCAAGCCGCCCATCCCCTCCGAGGGCCACCAAAACCCTGGCTGCG GGTATCTCAGCGCGTGCGTGGGCGGAGTCTGGAAGGAGTGCTGGTGCACGGTGCGAGCGGGAACTCTGAAGCTACAGAGGGACCCGGGTGACCAGCGGCCCCCCGTTGCGACGGTCCCACTGCGGGGGGCAGATGTGGTGCCCGGGGGTCTCGGCCCCAAGCGTCCTTTCTCCTTCCGCATCCTGCAGGGAGGGGCGGAGCTAGTCGCCTTGGAG GCCAGCTGCTCGGAGAATTTGGGCCGCTGGCTGGGCGTGCTGCTGGCCGAGACGGGCAGCAGCGCGCTGCCCGAAGAACTCCACTACGACTACGTGGACGTGGACACGCTGACGGACATCCGCCACGCTGCCCGACACTCCTTCCT CTGGGCCACTTCCTGCCAGCGCGGCGCCGTCACGTACGACGACGTCTATGAAAGCGTGGCG AACGACGACGACGACTGCGCGGCGACCAGAGGCGGCCCGCCAAGGCGCCGCGCGTCCTTCTCCAGCAGAGACTCTGATAAGACGGAGCAGCAGGCCACCATCAAGAGACACGCCTCCA GCGTCAACCAGTATGCTCGCTACGGGAAATTGCGTGCCGAGGACGACGCCAGGAGATACGTGACGGAGAAAGCGGAGCTGGAGAGGCAGAAGGATGCCCTCAGACGCGCCCTGAACGCCCTGCGCGCCGAGAGGAGAAGCTTGAAGGAATTAAAAGACGCTCGCAACACAG CGCTCGCAGACCCGGCCGTGGAGCGTCGTTTGGTCCAGTTGGAGACGCTGTGCaagcagaaggaggaggagcgggTGGAGCTTGAGCTCAAGCTGACCCAAGTCAAAGAAAACCTCAACAAGTCGTTGGCCGGCGGCGCCATCACGGCCCCGCCCACCAGCGCTACGCTCGTCACCAAG GTGTGCCATGACAAGGCGAGCAAAGTGTCCAGCAACAGCAGCGTGATTCCCGTCAACTCGGCTTCGGAGCTGCGAAAGCGCCCGCCCTCGCTCTACGCCTCCTCCAAGGGAAACGTCATGCAGAAGGCCAAG GAGTGGGAGTCCAAGACGTGCACGTAA